A genomic stretch from Candidatus Nitrotoga arctica includes:
- a CDS encoding FAD-dependent oxidoreductase — MKFEDLYSCDGLPRIDSCFLAELAESEPLLAERLAAARNAPDNLTHLEESQLIINLAPHLEDFLGQLFDIQIAVRELAERHHELAPLFHCKRIFVQRKAIHKYKAADAAAFDGDILAAALLQAFGDATGEMSELLFARHVNGWLDAEAENIDKLDTAMRYAAWAALTTAGKKRHGHGVLFKLPAKLDFQRLVPIVPVENVSYTAHRLADSHLRQREGFALTDNGTDLAGALGEANYCIWCHEQGKDSCSIGLREKESVAGAPPPFKKSTFGIPLAGCPVDEKISEFHKVKASGLALGALAVIVVDNPMCAATGHRICNDCMKSCIYQKQEPVNIPQSETRSLKDVLELPWGFEIYSLLTRWNPLNIRRPYPRAATGKRVLVVGMGPAGFTLAHHLMNDGHIVAGVDGLKIEPLPGDLSGVDAGGNRVAFSPVYDASELREPLDNRVMAGFGGVAEYGITVRWDKNFLKIIRLLLERRTQFALFGGVRFGGTITAQSAFELGFDHIALAAGAGRPTLLDIPNGMACGVRTASDFLMALQLTGAAKPDSIANMQVRLPVVVIGGGLTAIDTATESLAYYPVQVEKFLCRYEMLVAEKGEAALRRMWSAAEAIIGDEFLSHARAIRAERTLASIEGRNPNILQLIKSWGGVTLAYRKRLIDSPSYTLNHEEVEKALEEGIYFAEGLTPVRVEVDVNGDATAMVVMNQVLDAEGAWQKAGQIHLPARTIFVAAGTQPNTVLAREFPEYFKLDGRYFQACDEQGEPVRPERSNAKPAKAQVLQYKYHDGRFISFFGDLHPSYSGNVVKAMGSAKQGYPVLSKVLSQVAAAAKENNQEFLARLGNDLRATIHQVVRLTPNIVEVIVKAPAAARSFQPGQFYRLQNYETHAAQIDGTRMVMEGLALTGAWVDAEQGLLSTIVLEMGGSSQLCTMLKPGEPVVLMGPTGTPTEIAPGEIVLLAGGGLGNAVLFSIGKAFRSAGSKVLYFAGYKKMIDRYKVEDIEMAADVVIWCSDEAPGFIPNRPQDRTYVGNIVQAIKAYASGELGQPDIAVNQADRIIAIGSDRMMAAVAAARHNELKPYMKPDHHAFGSINSPMQCMMKEICGQCIQEHFDISTGEKTYVFSCFNQDQRLDCVNFPGLNARLKQNTVQEKLTAQWIAHCLEQDDILTGTS; from the coding sequence ATGAAATTTGAAGATCTCTACAGCTGCGATGGGCTACCCCGCATCGACTCTTGTTTTCTGGCTGAACTTGCTGAAAGCGAACCATTACTGGCTGAAAGACTGGCGGCAGCGCGTAATGCACCGGACAATCTGACGCATCTGGAAGAATCGCAGCTCATTATTAATCTGGCCCCACATCTGGAAGATTTTCTTGGTCAATTATTTGATATTCAGATTGCGGTACGCGAGTTGGCGGAACGACACCACGAGCTAGCGCCGCTGTTCCACTGCAAACGTATTTTTGTGCAGCGTAAAGCAATACACAAGTACAAGGCAGCTGATGCCGCGGCTTTCGATGGTGATATCCTTGCGGCAGCCTTGTTACAGGCTTTCGGCGATGCTACTGGTGAGATGAGTGAATTGCTTTTTGCCCGGCACGTTAATGGCTGGCTTGATGCCGAGGCAGAAAATATCGACAAGCTTGATACCGCCATGCGTTACGCAGCTTGGGCGGCACTTACCACGGCGGGGAAAAAACGTCACGGGCATGGTGTGTTGTTCAAGCTTCCTGCCAAGCTCGACTTTCAGCGTCTGGTGCCTATCGTTCCCGTTGAAAATGTTTCATATACCGCGCATCGCCTTGCGGATAGCCATCTGCGCCAGCGCGAGGGTTTCGCCCTTACGGATAATGGTACGGACTTGGCGGGCGCCTTGGGTGAAGCTAATTACTGCATTTGGTGCCATGAACAAGGCAAGGACTCATGCTCGATCGGGCTGCGAGAAAAAGAAAGCGTGGCGGGTGCTCCCCCTCCATTTAAGAAAAGTACTTTCGGCATTCCGCTCGCAGGTTGCCCTGTGGATGAGAAAATCTCAGAATTCCATAAAGTTAAAGCTTCCGGTCTGGCATTGGGTGCTTTAGCTGTCATTGTTGTAGATAATCCGATGTGCGCCGCAACCGGTCATCGTATTTGCAATGACTGCATGAAATCCTGTATTTATCAAAAGCAGGAGCCGGTCAATATTCCACAGTCTGAGACGCGGTCATTGAAGGACGTTCTGGAACTGCCGTGGGGCTTTGAAATTTACAGCCTGCTCACCCGCTGGAATCCGCTCAATATTCGTCGCCCCTATCCGCGTGCTGCCACAGGTAAGCGTGTGCTTGTGGTCGGTATGGGTCCTGCCGGTTTTACGCTGGCACATCATTTAATGAACGACGGCCATATTGTTGCCGGTGTCGACGGGCTGAAAATCGAGCCCTTGCCGGGCGATTTATCTGGCGTAGATGCTGGTGGTAATCGAGTGGCGTTTAGCCCGGTCTATGATGCAAGCGAATTGAGGGAGCCGCTGGATAACAGGGTCATGGCCGGTTTTGGCGGGGTGGCCGAGTATGGCATTACGGTCCGATGGGATAAGAATTTTCTTAAAATCATTCGCCTGCTGCTGGAGCGGCGCACACAGTTCGCGCTATTTGGCGGTGTGCGTTTTGGTGGAACAATCACTGCCCAAAGCGCTTTTGAGCTGGGCTTCGATCATATTGCACTGGCTGCTGGCGCTGGCCGTCCGACATTGCTCGATATACCAAACGGCATGGCATGCGGTGTTCGCACTGCATCGGATTTTCTTATGGCATTGCAATTGACGGGTGCCGCCAAGCCTGACTCCATCGCCAACATGCAAGTTCGCTTGCCAGTTGTGGTAATCGGCGGTGGCTTGACCGCTATTGATACAGCCACTGAGTCTCTGGCCTATTACCCGGTGCAAGTTGAGAAATTTCTTTGCCGCTACGAAATGCTGGTAGCAGAAAAGGGTGAAGCGGCACTGCGCCGCATGTGGTCGGCGGCTGAAGCAATTATAGGCGACGAGTTTTTGAGTCATGCTCGAGCTATACGCGCGGAGCGGACTCTGGCCTCGATCGAAGGACGTAACCCCAATATCCTTCAGCTTATCAAATCATGGGGGGGGGTCACTTTGGCCTATCGCAAGCGCCTGATCGACAGCCCATCATATACCCTCAATCATGAGGAAGTGGAAAAGGCTCTGGAGGAAGGAATTTATTTTGCCGAAGGTTTGACCCCGGTGCGTGTAGAGGTGGATGTGAATGGCGATGCGACTGCCATGGTGGTGATGAACCAGGTATTAGATGCCGAGGGAGCCTGGCAGAAAGCCGGGCAAATACATCTGCCGGCGCGCACCATCTTTGTAGCTGCGGGCACCCAACCGAACACAGTGCTGGCCCGCGAGTTTCCAGAATACTTCAAGCTTGATGGACGTTACTTCCAGGCATGTGACGAACAAGGGGAACCGGTAAGACCAGAGCGTAGCAATGCCAAACCGGCCAAGGCACAAGTACTTCAATACAAGTACCATGATGGCCGCTTCATCAGTTTTTTCGGTGACCTGCATCCTTCTTATTCCGGCAACGTGGTCAAAGCCATGGGCAGTGCGAAACAGGGTTATCCGGTATTGAGCAAGGTGCTGTCACAGGTGGCCGCTGCAGCAAAAGAGAATAATCAAGAATTTCTTGCACGCCTGGGCAACGATCTGCGCGCCACCATACATCAAGTGGTCCGTCTTACCCCCAATATTGTCGAAGTAATCGTCAAAGCCCCTGCCGCGGCGCGCAGCTTTCAACCAGGACAATTTTATCGCCTGCAGAATTACGAGACTCATGCCGCACAAATTGATGGTACGCGCATGGTCATGGAAGGTTTAGCCCTGACCGGCGCTTGGGTTGATGCCGAGCAAGGCTTGCTCTCTACTATTGTGCTGGAAATGGGCGGCTCGTCGCAGTTATGTACAATGCTGAAGCCCGGTGAACCGGTAGTGCTTATGGGGCCAACTGGTACGCCCACTGAGATTGCTCCGGGGGAAATAGTGTTGCTGGCTGGTGGAGGCTTGGGCAACGCCGTACTATTTTCCATCGGCAAGGCATTCCGTAGCGCCGGCTCTAAAGTTCTTTACTTTGCCGGCTACAAAAAAATGATAGATCGTTACAAGGTGGAAGACATTGAAATGGCCGCTGATGTGGTGATTTGGTGCAGCGATGAAGCGCCCGGATTTATACCGAATCGTCCCCAAGATCGAACTTATGTAGGCAACATCGTGCAAGCCATCAAAGCCTATGCCAGCGGCGAATTAGGGCAGCCAGACATCGCGGTGAATCAAGCCGATCGCATCATTGCGATTGGTTCAGACAGGATGATGGCTGCGGTTGCGGCGGCCCGTCATAACGAGCTGAAACCCTATATGAAACCGGATCACCACGCCTTTGGTTCCATCAATTCACCCATGCAATGCATGATGAAAGAGATTTGCGGCCAGTGCATTCAGGAGCACTTCGATATATCGACCGGGGAAAAGACCTATGTATTTTCCTGTTTCAACCAGGATCAGAGACTAGACTGTGTAAATTTCCCCGGGTTGAATGCCCGGCTCAAGCAAAATACCGTGCAGGAAAAACTTACCGCACAATGGATAGCGCATTGCCTAGAACAAGATGACATATTGACAGGCACATCTTGA
- a CDS encoding Re/Si-specific NAD(P)(+) transhydrogenase subunit alpha, translating to MRIGIPTETHAGETRVAATPETVKKMLAAGHAVMVQQGAGAGASIPDADYQAAGATLVSAAEVYAQAEIMLKVKAPTEDELAKLAAKTVLIGLLSPSQADLVAAYAKQGITAFAMEKLPRTSRAQAMDVLSSQANIAGYKAVLVAANLYKRFMPMLMTAAGTVKAARVVILGVGVAGLQAIATAKRMGAIIEASDVRPAVKEQVESLGAKFIDVPYETDEEREIAQGVGGYARSMPASWMERQKGEVAKRVAQADIVITTALIPGKTAPVLVTEDMVKSMKPGSVIVDMAVEAGGNCPLSELGKTVVKHGITLVGEDNLPALVAADASALYARNLFNFLNLLCDPKNGGKMNINRTDDIIAGSLLCIDGEVVIK from the coding sequence ATGCGTATAGGCATTCCTACGGAAACGCACGCAGGTGAAACACGTGTCGCGGCAACACCCGAAACGGTAAAAAAGATGCTGGCCGCTGGTCATGCGGTCATGGTGCAGCAGGGTGCCGGAGCAGGAGCGAGTATTCCCGATGCAGACTATCAGGCAGCAGGTGCCACCTTGGTCAGCGCCGCGGAAGTTTATGCTCAAGCGGAGATCATGCTTAAAGTGAAAGCTCCAACTGAAGACGAGCTGGCAAAGCTGGCCGCCAAAACCGTGCTGATCGGCTTACTTTCACCTTCTCAGGCGGACTTGGTTGCGGCCTACGCTAAGCAGGGAATCACCGCTTTTGCCATGGAAAAGCTGCCGCGCACGTCACGCGCGCAAGCTATGGATGTTCTGTCTTCGCAAGCTAATATTGCCGGATATAAGGCGGTACTAGTGGCGGCTAATTTATATAAACGGTTTATGCCGATGTTGATGACGGCTGCCGGAACTGTGAAGGCTGCGCGCGTGGTGATATTAGGCGTGGGTGTGGCTGGTTTGCAAGCTATCGCCACTGCCAAGCGCATGGGTGCGATAATCGAGGCTTCCGATGTGCGTCCTGCAGTGAAAGAACAAGTGGAGTCCCTGGGTGCCAAATTCATAGATGTGCCTTATGAAACTGACGAGGAGCGTGAAATTGCCCAAGGCGTTGGCGGTTATGCCCGCTCCATGCCCGCCAGTTGGATGGAACGTCAGAAGGGAGAGGTTGCCAAACGTGTGGCGCAAGCCGATATTGTCATTACCACTGCATTGATTCCCGGTAAAACCGCACCAGTGCTGGTGACAGAGGATATGGTCAAATCCATGAAGCCAGGTTCCGTGATCGTGGATATGGCTGTTGAAGCAGGCGGCAATTGCCCATTGTCCGAGTTAGGGAAGACGGTGGTTAAGCATGGCATCACATTGGTGGGTGAAGACAACCTACCTGCTTTGGTTGCTGCAGATGCCAGCGCTTTATATGCACGCAATCTATTCAATTTCCTCAATTTACTATGCGACCCCAAGAACGGCGGGAAGATGAACATCAATCGTACTGACGACATTATCGCCGGATCGCTGCTGTGTATCGACGGAGAAGTAGTTATTAAATAA
- a CDS encoding NAD(P) transhydrogenase subunit alpha: protein MSSAIDPVIINLTVFVLAVVVGYHVVWNVTPALHTPLMAVTNAISGIIIVGAMLAAGPEQLDAGTVMGLVAVMLAAINVFGGFLVTQRMLSMFKKKSK from the coding sequence ATGAGTAGTGCAATTGATCCTGTCATTATCAATCTGACCGTATTCGTATTGGCCGTGGTGGTTGGCTATCACGTGGTATGGAATGTCACGCCTGCGCTACATACACCGCTAATGGCAGTGACCAACGCAATTAGCGGCATTATCATCGTCGGTGCCATGTTGGCGGCGGGACCTGAGCAACTCGACGCTGGCACAGTAATGGGGTTAGTCGCAGTTATGCTGGCGGCAATTAATGTATTCGGGGGTTTTCTGGTAACACAGCGCATGCTGAGCATGTTCAAAAAGAAAAGTAAATAA
- a CDS encoding NAD(P)(+) transhydrogenase (Re/Si-specific) subunit beta — translation MSANFVALAYLIAAVLFILALKGLSSPISARRGNMFGMIGMAIAVLTTLTITQNLIYIALAIIVGGAIGAVVARRIQMTAMPELVAAMHSLVGLAAVLVAMSAFYNPVAYGISPLHASNLIELFIGTFVGAITFTGSIIAFGKLSGKLGSKPLHFAGQHWFNLFLGVVMIAFGIMFIFTESWTPFLIMIALALSLGVLLILPIGGADMPVVVSMLNSYSGWAAAGIGFTLNNNMLIIAGSLVGSSGAILSYIMCKAMNRSFFNVILGGFGGGDGGVGTGEVEQRPVRSGSADDAAFLMGNADSVIIVPGYGLAVARAQHAINEMTEHLIEKGVKVRYAIHPVAGRMPGHMNVLLAEAEVPYDQVFEMDEINNEFADTDVVLVIGANDVVNPAAKTDPNCPIYGMPIIDAHKARTILVVKRSMAVGYAGLDNDLFYLDKTMMVFGDAKKVVEDIIKALQH, via the coding sequence ATGTCGGCAAATTTTGTTGCATTAGCCTATTTGATCGCCGCAGTTCTGTTTATCCTGGCGCTGAAAGGCTTGAGTTCTCCCATTTCCGCACGGCGCGGAAATATGTTTGGCATGATAGGCATGGCCATTGCGGTGCTCACCACACTGACTATCACTCAGAACCTGATTTATATTGCGCTTGCCATCATCGTGGGCGGAGCGATAGGTGCGGTAGTCGCCCGGCGCATTCAAATGACTGCCATGCCGGAATTGGTAGCGGCAATGCACTCGCTGGTCGGTCTGGCGGCGGTGCTGGTCGCCATGTCCGCGTTTTATAATCCAGTCGCCTATGGCATCTCACCGCTGCACGCCAGCAACCTGATTGAATTATTCATCGGTACGTTTGTTGGTGCGATTACATTCACCGGTTCCATTATCGCTTTCGGAAAACTATCCGGCAAACTCGGCAGCAAGCCCTTGCATTTTGCTGGACAGCACTGGTTTAACCTGTTTCTGGGTGTTGTCATGATCGCCTTCGGCATCATGTTCATTTTTACGGAAAGCTGGACGCCATTCCTGATCATGATTGCTTTAGCACTGTCGCTGGGAGTATTACTGATTTTGCCGATTGGTGGAGCGGACATGCCCGTCGTGGTATCCATGCTTAACTCTTATTCCGGGTGGGCCGCAGCAGGCATTGGCTTTACCCTAAATAATAATATGCTGATTATTGCCGGTTCGTTAGTCGGCAGCTCTGGCGCGATTCTTTCTTACATTATGTGTAAGGCAATGAACCGCTCCTTCTTCAATGTAATTCTTGGTGGCTTTGGTGGTGGTGATGGCGGAGTGGGGACTGGCGAGGTCGAGCAGCGGCCGGTACGTAGCGGTAGTGCGGATGACGCTGCGTTCCTGATGGGCAATGCGGATAGCGTCATCATCGTCCCGGGCTATGGTCTGGCAGTGGCGCGGGCACAACATGCAATCAACGAAATGACTGAGCATTTAATCGAGAAGGGCGTCAAAGTGCGTTATGCCATCCACCCTGTGGCCGGACGCATGCCGGGGCATATGAACGTATTGCTGGCTGAGGCTGAAGTACCTTACGATCAAGTATTTGAAATGGACGAGATCAATAACGAATTTGCCGATACTGATGTGGTGCTGGTCATCGGTGCTAACGACGTGGTGAATCCTGCAGCCAAGACTGACCCGAACTGCCCTATTTATGGCATGCCGATCATTGATGCGCACAAGGCGCGTACTATTCTGGTAGTCAAACGCAGTATGGCTGTCGGCTATGCTGGACTGGACAATGATTTGTTCTATTTAGACAAAACCATGATGGTGTTTGGCGATGCCAAAAAAGTAGTCGAGGATATAATCAAGGCGTTGCAGCACTAA
- a CDS encoding EAL domain-containing protein gives MVKPLTASRINPIQQLLSWSPAIRFLPWLVVIISLAVTHQLWKNAHYEAVRELQYNFNFRLLDVSNRIEQRMQSYEQALRGTQGLFAASISVERDEFHAYIGAQHIVESFPGIQGVGFSLITPTTKQNNHIATVSKESFPAYPSPPNEKQDITTSVVYIEPFLEGNRRTLGYDMYSDPVRRAAMEQARDNNKAVITGKTKLIQENSESAQAGFVMYLPIYKNGTPYATLAERRANLVGWVFALFRMDDLIRGILGASSPDIDIKIHDSEEMSSKTLMHATDNTNKNDIKMDSLFHASKRLEIAGHTWTMAISSLPRFEAQLVKEKAQSIVVVGLAVSILLGLLTGLLVQGRERALRTARKMNERLIESEERLRLSLMYGEIGTWDWDIRTSKLYWCDHISVLMACPARKQNGTYDDFLSSIHPDDRQYMIDSMNGCVEESARYNIEHRVIWPDGTVRWLHQRGGVIRDTDGTPLKMLGVVQDVTSKKLEEMELVEIDTRLRTIIDAAPDAVVLMNSEGILTGWNGQAEKIFGWAREEAIGHMLHDLIIPPQYRNAHIQGLKHFLASGKGAVLNKRIEITGLHRDGHQFAIELAISPVKQKGKYEFCAFIHDITARKKTQSLLLRAKEDAERSSAELISYIQAIDQHALVSVADPFGRIIQANDKFCEVSGYSREEMLGHDHRIINSETHPSAFFVEMWVTIASGDIWRGEICNRAKNGALYWVDSTIVPLKDANGQIVRYISVRVDITKRKESEQHIQSLAYYDVLTGLPNRTLLHDRLGQLIAESHRDQHKFALLFIDLDRFKYVNDSMGHAVGDKLLQVVALRLQECVREVDTVSRISGDEFIVLLRETDAKGAARVAGKILKALTIPCDVGTLQIATHASIGISIYPDNADSEDEINTLIKHADVAMYRVKAEGRSNFMFFAPEMNFRANQLFSMENDMRLALERNEFILHYQPQANLISGMVCGAEALLRWKHPEKGFVAPAEFVPVAEETGQIIPIGEWVLRTACAQLAEWRRQGMSLFPISINLSISQLRQPQLAQMIIAILEETGLHPKDLELEITEGVMMNEAQASMAFLAQMHELGVQLAIDDFGTGYSSLSYLKKMPLDRLKVDQSFVRDIATDENDAAIVRSIISLGHQFKLQVIAEGVETLEQLDFLRTRGCDEIQGYYFSHPLLAEEFAIFINGNPVLD, from the coding sequence GTGGTGAAACCATTGACTGCATCCCGCATTAATCCTATTCAACAGCTATTATCATGGTCTCCTGCTATCCGATTTCTACCATGGTTGGTAGTAATTATTTCTTTAGCTGTAACCCATCAGTTGTGGAAAAATGCGCACTACGAAGCTGTACGGGAGTTGCAATATAATTTCAATTTCCGTTTACTTGATGTCAGCAACCGCATTGAACAACGCATGCAGTCTTATGAACAAGCGTTGCGGGGTACACAAGGTTTATTCGCAGCTTCCATCAGCGTAGAGCGGGACGAGTTCCATGCCTATATCGGTGCTCAACATATTGTGGAGAGCTTCCCTGGTATTCAAGGTGTGGGGTTTTCGCTGATCACCCCTACGACGAAGCAAAATAACCACATTGCCACCGTCTCCAAGGAAAGCTTCCCCGCATACCCCAGCCCTCCTAATGAGAAGCAAGACATCACCACCTCAGTCGTCTACATCGAGCCATTCTTAGAGGGTAATCGACGTACTTTGGGTTACGACATGTATTCCGATCCGGTGCGCCGTGCCGCAATGGAGCAAGCGCGTGACAACAATAAAGCCGTTATCACCGGCAAGACGAAACTGATACAGGAAAATAGCGAAAGCGCGCAGGCTGGTTTTGTGATGTATCTGCCTATCTATAAAAACGGGACACCCTATGCAACCTTGGCTGAGCGTCGCGCCAATCTTGTTGGCTGGGTCTTTGCTCTGTTTCGGATGGATGATCTTATACGTGGCATTCTCGGGGCGAGCAGTCCTGACATCGACATCAAAATCCACGACAGCGAGGAGATGTCGAGTAAGACGCTAATGCATGCAACAGACAACACCAATAAAAACGACATCAAGATGGACTCGCTCTTTCATGCTTCGAAGCGCCTTGAAATTGCTGGCCACACCTGGACAATGGCTATTAGCTCTCTCCCCCGCTTTGAGGCACAGTTAGTCAAAGAAAAAGCACAATCCATTGTCGTGGTTGGCTTAGCTGTAAGTATATTGCTGGGCCTACTCACAGGATTGCTGGTGCAGGGCCGGGAACGCGCTCTTCGAACTGCGCGGAAGATGAATGAACGATTAATCGAGAGCGAGGAGCGCCTACGCCTTAGTCTGATGTATGGCGAGATCGGCACTTGGGATTGGGATATTCGCACTAGCAAACTATATTGGTGCGATCATATTTCCGTCCTTATGGCCTGTCCTGCAAGAAAACAGAATGGTACTTATGACGACTTCCTGAGCAGCATACATCCGGATGACCGTCAGTACATGATCGATTCCATGAATGGCTGTGTTGAAGAAAGCGCTAGATACAACATAGAGCACCGAGTTATTTGGCCGGATGGCACGGTACGCTGGCTACATCAGCGCGGCGGTGTGATACGCGATACAGATGGAACGCCGCTGAAGATGCTGGGTGTGGTTCAGGATGTGACCAGCAAAAAGCTGGAGGAAATGGAGCTGGTCGAAATCGATACGAGATTGCGCACCATTATTGATGCTGCCCCGGACGCCGTGGTGTTAATGAATTCCGAGGGCATACTCACTGGCTGGAATGGCCAGGCAGAAAAAATTTTTGGCTGGGCCAGGGAAGAAGCCATCGGACACATGCTGCACGATCTGATCATCCCGCCGCAATATCGTAATGCGCATATTCAAGGCTTGAAACATTTTTTAGCTTCCGGCAAGGGAGCCGTCCTGAATAAGCGTATAGAGATAACAGGCTTGCATCGCGATGGCCATCAATTTGCCATCGAATTGGCAATATCTCCGGTCAAACAAAAGGGTAAATATGAGTTCTGCGCCTTCATCCACGACATCACAGCACGCAAGAAAACTCAAAGTTTGCTGTTGCGTGCCAAAGAAGACGCCGAGCGAAGTTCCGCAGAGTTAATCAGCTACATCCAGGCAATTGACCAGCACGCCCTCGTTTCCGTTGCCGACCCTTTCGGGCGCATCATCCAGGCCAATGACAAATTTTGTGAAGTCAGCGGCTACAGCCGGGAAGAGATGCTCGGCCATGACCACCGTATCATTAATTCCGAGACGCATCCAAGCGCTTTTTTCGTCGAGATGTGGGTTACCATCGCCAGTGGTGACATCTGGCGCGGTGAAATTTGTAACCGCGCAAAAAACGGTGCACTCTATTGGGTGGATAGCACTATCGTGCCACTCAAAGATGCCAACGGACAAATTGTACGTTACATATCGGTCAGGGTTGACATTACCAAACGCAAGGAATCTGAGCAGCACATTCAGTCCCTTGCCTACTACGATGTGTTGACTGGTCTGCCCAACCGCACCTTGCTGCATGACCGTCTTGGGCAACTGATCGCTGAATCACATCGTGACCAGCATAAATTTGCACTGCTATTTATCGATCTTGATCGCTTTAAATATGTAAACGACTCAATGGGGCATGCGGTGGGCGACAAATTATTGCAAGTCGTGGCGCTACGTTTACAGGAATGTGTGCGTGAGGTAGATACCGTATCACGTATCAGCGGCGACGAATTTATCGTATTGCTGCGTGAGACTGATGCAAAGGGCGCGGCGCGCGTGGCTGGCAAGATACTCAAGGCGCTGACTATTCCTTGTGATGTCGGCACCCTGCAAATCGCCACCCACGCCAGCATCGGCATCAGTATCTATCCTGACAATGCGGACAGTGAAGACGAAATCAATACGTTGATCAAGCATGCTGACGTGGCGATGTATCGTGTAAAAGCCGAGGGCCGCAGCAACTTCATGTTTTTTGCGCCGGAAATGAATTTCCGTGCCAATCAACTATTTTCTATGGAAAATGATATGCGCTTGGCGTTGGAACGCAATGAATTTATATTGCATTATCAGCCCCAGGCAAATTTAATCAGCGGGATGGTGTGCGGTGCAGAGGCATTACTGCGCTGGAAGCATCCAGAAAAGGGCTTCGTTGCACCAGCAGAATTTGTTCCGGTGGCCGAAGAGACCGGGCAGATTATACCTATCGGGGAATGGGTGCTGCGCACAGCTTGCGCGCAACTGGCCGAATGGAGGCGGCAGGGGATGTCCTTATTCCCGATATCTATTAATTTATCCATCAGTCAACTGCGTCAGCCTCAACTGGCGCAAATGATCATCGCTATACTAGAAGAAACGGGGCTACATCCAAAGGACTTGGAGTTGGAAATTACCGAAGGCGTCATGATGAACGAGGCTCAAGCGTCCATGGCTTTCCTGGCCCAGATGCATGAGCTGGGAGTGCAATTAGCCATAGATGACTTCGGTACCGGTTATTCTAGCCTTAGTTACTTGAAGAAAATGCCGCTCGATCGACTAAAGGTGGACCAATCCTTTGTACGTGACATTGCTACTGATGAAAATGATGCGGCTATCGTGCGTTCTATCATTAGTCTGGGTCACCAGTTTAAATTACAGGTCATCGCAGAAGGAGTGGAAACGTTGGAACAACTGGATTTCTTGCGTACTCGAGGCTGCGATGAGATTCAAGGTTATTATTTTAGCCACCCGCTACTAGCTGAAGAATTTGCGATATTTATCAATGGCAATCCAGTGCTGGATTAG
- a CDS encoding VC0807 family protein, which yields MIDPPTQGKKAAKHTPRPFIDLLVSILIPSVVLMKFSNENSLGASGALIIALAFPLIWGLFEFLKYKKFNFIALLGLISTLLTGGIGLLALSTQWLAIKEAAIPGLIGIAVLLSTYSRYPLIRTLLYNPAVIDIEKITQKLVENDRTEAFEARLLNATYMLSGTFFFSSGMNYVLAKWIVVSPTGSIAFNEELGQLTLLSYPVIAIPSMLMMMMIFYYLWRTISSLTGLALDDVLASKDLKTKKHE from the coding sequence ATGATTGACCCTCCCACGCAGGGAAAAAAAGCAGCAAAACATACCCCACGTCCGTTTATTGACCTGTTAGTCAGCATTCTTATTCCCTCCGTTGTTCTTATGAAATTCAGCAACGAGAATAGTCTTGGTGCGAGCGGTGCTCTAATTATAGCCTTGGCTTTTCCGCTAATATGGGGCTTATTTGAGTTTTTGAAATATAAAAAATTTAACTTCATAGCACTTCTTGGTTTGATCAGCACGTTGCTTACAGGTGGTATTGGTTTACTGGCATTGAGTACCCAATGGCTGGCCATCAAGGAGGCTGCTATCCCCGGCCTGATTGGCATTGCTGTGCTTCTTTCTACCTACTCACGTTATCCACTGATCAGGACATTGCTGTATAACCCAGCCGTTATTGATATTGAAAAAATCACACAGAAACTTGTTGAAAATGATAGGACCGAGGCCTTTGAAGCCCGATTATTAAACGCTACTTACATGCTTAGCGGTACTTTTTTCTTTTCTTCAGGGATGAACTACGTTCTCGCAAAATGGATTGTTGTCAGTCCTACAGGTAGCATCGCCTTCAATGAGGAGCTGGGACAGTTAACTTTACTAAGCTACCCAGTGATTGCGATTCCTTCCATGCTGATGATGATGATGATTTTTTATTATTTGTGGCGCACTATTTCCAGCCTGACTGGACTTGCTCTGGACGATGTACTCGCATCAAAAGACTTAAAGACGAAAAAACATGAATAG